A DNA window from Brassica napus cultivar Da-Ae chromosome A4, Da-Ae, whole genome shotgun sequence contains the following coding sequences:
- the LOC106454458 gene encoding expansin-A24-like, with amino-acid sequence MKLLQNILFVQVLMMAMVIWIVPMTYGHGHGHGHGHGHGHHAPVAGWLDARATFYGDINGGQTHQGACGYGDLHKQGFGLATAALSTALFNNGYTCGACYEIKCANSPQWCLPGSIKITATNFCPPDPSNKKDSWCNPPQKHFDLSQPMFLKIAQYKAGVVPVRYRRVHCTKTGGVKFEIKGNPHFVMVLPYNVGGAGDIKELCIKGTKTDWIKMQKNWGQIWNSGVVMTGQCLSFRITTSDGSTKDFMDVTPTNWGFNGQAFDGKINF; translated from the exons ATGAAGctcttacaaaatatattatttgttcaAGTTTTGATGATGGCAATGGTAATATGGATCGTGCCCATGACTTATGGTCATGGTCATGGTCATGGTCATGGTCATGGTCACGGTCATCACGCACCCGTAGCTGGTTGGCTAGATGCCCGTGCCACATTTTACGGTGACATCAATGGTGGCCAAACTCATC AGGGAGCCTGTGGATATGGTGATTTACACAAACAAGGCTTCGGTTTAGCCACGGCAGCACTAAGCACCGCACTATTCAACAATGGCTACACTTGTGGGGCATGTTACGAGATCAAGTGTGCGAATAGTCCACAGTGGTGTTTGCCCGGAAGCATCAAGATCACAGCTACAAACTTCTGTCCACCCGATCCCAGCAATAAGAAAGACAGCTGGTGCAACCCACCACAGAAACACTTCGATCTCTCCCAACCAATGTTCCTCAAAATCGCTCAGTACAAAGCCGGGGTTGTCCCAGTTAGATACAGACGTGTTCATTGTACCAAGACCGGAGGTGTCAAATTTGAAATCAAGGGAAACCCTCATTTCGTTATGGTCTTGCCGTACAATGTAGGAGGAGCCGGAGATATTAAGGAATTGTGTATTAAGGGAACCAAAACCGATTGGATTAAGATGCAGAAGAACTGGGGACAGATTTGGAATAGTGGTGTTGTTATGACCGGACAATGCTTGTCGTTTAGGATCACTACCAGTGATGGATCTACGAAAGATTTTATGGATGTGACACCGACAAATTGGGGATTTAACGGACAGGCTTTTGATGGAAAGATTAACTTTTAG